A region from the Streptomyces sp. 3214.6 genome encodes:
- a CDS encoding transglycosylase SLT domain-containing protein, translating into MSVSVIRRIASPKKALTTVAVAAATAGMALAAAPAHAATSSVSSASQAQAIAHKMIPNTAQYNAFSNIVKHESGWDVNATNASSGAYGLVQALPGNKMASAGSDWKTNAKTQIKWGLDYMNSRYGSPLAAWSFWQANGWY; encoded by the coding sequence GTGTCCGTCTCCGTCATCCGTCGCATCGCCAGCCCGAAGAAGGCCCTCACCACCGTCGCCGTGGCCGCCGCCACCGCCGGCATGGCACTGGCCGCGGCCCCCGCCCACGCCGCGACGTCATCCGTGAGCTCCGCCTCCCAGGCCCAGGCGATCGCGCACAAGATGATCCCGAACACGGCTCAGTACAACGCCTTCTCCAACATCGTGAAGCACGAGAGCGGCTGGGACGTCAACGCCACCAACGCCTCCTCCGGCGCCTACGGCCTCGTCCAGGCCCTCCCCGGCAACAAGATGGCCTCGGCCGGTTCCGACTGGAAGACCAACGCCAAGACCCAGATCAAGTGGGGCCTGGACTACATGAACTCGCGCTACGGCAGCCCCCTCGCCGCCTGGTCCTTCTGGCAGGCGAACGGCTGGTACTGA
- a CDS encoding MBL fold metallo-hydrolase codes for MTKAFDHGGGVRSLRVPIPDNPLGHTLVYVVDTDRGPVLIDAGWDDPASWDALTAGLAACGTDVAELHGVVITHHHPDHHGLSAKAREASGAWVAMHAADASIVRRTRETRPERWYTYMADKLAAAGAPDEHLAPLRTARRRTPPGFSPALPDREIVPGELLDLPGRRLRAIWTPGHTPGHVCLHLEESHPAGLPGHGRLFSGDHLLPGISPHIGLYEDPDDATVTDPLGDYLDSLERVGRLAPAEILPAHQHAFTDAPSRVRELLTHHEDRLTDLSSLLAEPLTPWQLAERMEWNRPWQQIPYGSRTIAVSEAEAHLRRLVKQGRAEAVAGSEPVTYVAV; via the coding sequence ATGACGAAAGCGTTCGATCATGGCGGGGGTGTGCGGTCGCTTCGGGTGCCCATCCCGGACAACCCGCTGGGGCACACGCTCGTCTACGTCGTCGACACCGACCGCGGGCCGGTGCTGATCGACGCCGGATGGGATGATCCCGCCTCCTGGGACGCCCTCACCGCGGGGCTCGCGGCCTGCGGTACGGATGTCGCCGAACTCCACGGTGTCGTCATCACCCACCACCACCCCGACCACCACGGTCTGTCGGCCAAGGCGCGGGAGGCGTCCGGGGCGTGGGTGGCGATGCACGCGGCGGACGCGTCGATCGTGCGGCGGACGCGGGAGACCCGCCCCGAGCGCTGGTACACGTACATGGCCGACAAGCTGGCCGCCGCCGGCGCCCCCGACGAGCACCTGGCCCCGCTGCGCACGGCCCGCCGCCGGACGCCGCCCGGGTTCTCCCCCGCGCTTCCCGACCGAGAGATCGTCCCCGGCGAACTCCTGGACCTGCCCGGCCGTCGGCTGCGCGCGATCTGGACGCCGGGCCACACCCCGGGCCATGTCTGCCTCCACCTGGAGGAGAGCCACCCGGCCGGACTCCCGGGCCACGGCCGTCTGTTCTCCGGCGACCATCTGCTCCCGGGGATCAGCCCGCACATCGGTCTCTACGAGGACCCCGACGACGCGACGGTCACCGATCCCCTCGGCGACTACCTCGACTCGCTGGAACGCGTCGGCCGTCTCGCCCCCGCCGAGATCCTCCCCGCCCACCAGCACGCCTTCACCGACGCCCCCTCCCGGGTACGGGAGTTGCTCACCCACCACGAGGACCGTCTCACGGACCTGTCGTCACTCCTGGCCGAACCCCTCACCCCCTGGCAGCTCGCCGAACGCATGGAGTGGAACCGCCCCTGGCAGCAGATCCCCTACGGTTCGAGGACCATCGCGGTCTCCGAGGCCGAGGCCCACCTCCGCCGACTCGTGAAACAGGGCCGCGCGGAGGCGGTGGCGGGCAGTGAGCCGGTGACGTACGTGGCGGTGTAA
- a CDS encoding aldehyde dehydrogenase, translating to MAELVEHGQLFIGGELTDPLGKDVIEVVSPHTEEVIGRVPHASTADVDRAVAAARRAFDEGPWARLSLDERIAVVTRIKDGIALRHEEIARVISSENGSPYSWSVLAQALGAMMVWDAAIKVARDFTYEERRDGVLGKILVRREPVGVVAAVVPWNVPQFVAAAKLAPALLTGCSVVLKPSPESPLDAYLLAEITREAGLPEGVLSILPADREVSEYLVGHPGVDKVAFTGSVAAGKRVMEVAARNLTRVTLELGGKSAAVVLPDADLATAVPGIVSAAFMNNGQACVAQTRILLPRSRYDEFADAFAAAAAALVVGDPMDPATQVGPLVAERQQRRNLDYIRIGQEEGAKILTGGGRPAGLERGWYVEPTLFGDVDNSMRIAREEIFGPVICLLPYGDESEAVKIANDSDYGLSGSVWTADVGHGIEVARQVRTGTYSVNTFSLDMLGPFGGYKNSGLGREFGPEGFGEYLEHKMIHLPAGWEG from the coding sequence ATGGCCGAGCTCGTGGAACACGGACAGCTGTTCATCGGCGGGGAATTGACCGACCCGCTGGGCAAGGACGTCATCGAGGTGGTCTCGCCGCACACCGAGGAGGTCATCGGGCGGGTCCCGCACGCGTCCACGGCCGATGTGGACCGGGCCGTCGCCGCGGCGCGGCGGGCCTTCGACGAGGGGCCCTGGGCGCGGCTGTCGCTCGACGAGCGGATCGCCGTGGTCACCCGCATCAAGGACGGCATCGCCCTGCGTCATGAGGAGATCGCCCGCGTGATCTCCTCCGAGAACGGCTCCCCGTACTCCTGGAGTGTCCTCGCGCAGGCCCTCGGCGCGATGATGGTGTGGGACGCGGCGATCAAGGTGGCCCGGGACTTCACGTACGAGGAGCGCCGCGACGGTGTGCTCGGGAAGATCCTCGTGCGGCGCGAGCCGGTGGGCGTGGTCGCGGCCGTCGTTCCCTGGAACGTCCCGCAGTTCGTGGCCGCCGCCAAGCTCGCGCCCGCGCTGCTCACCGGCTGCTCGGTGGTGCTGAAGCCGTCCCCGGAGTCGCCGCTGGACGCGTATCTGCTGGCCGAGATCACGCGGGAGGCCGGGCTGCCGGAGGGCGTGCTGTCGATCCTGCCCGCGGACCGCGAGGTCAGCGAGTACCTGGTCGGGCATCCGGGCGTCGACAAGGTCGCGTTCACGGGCTCGGTCGCGGCCGGGAAGCGGGTCATGGAGGTGGCCGCCCGCAATCTCACGCGCGTGACCCTGGAACTCGGCGGCAAGTCGGCGGCGGTCGTGCTGCCCGACGCGGACCTTGCCACGGCCGTCCCCGGGATCGTCTCGGCCGCCTTCATGAACAACGGGCAGGCCTGTGTGGCCCAGACCCGCATCCTCCTGCCGCGCTCGCGCTACGACGAGTTCGCGGACGCCTTCGCCGCGGCGGCGGCCGCGCTGGTCGTCGGCGACCCGATGGACCCGGCGACCCAGGTCGGGCCGCTGGTCGCCGAGCGGCAGCAGCGTCGGAACCTCGACTACATCCGGATCGGGCAGGAGGAGGGCGCGAAGATCCTCACCGGTGGCGGGCGTCCGGCGGGTCTGGAGCGCGGCTGGTATGTGGAGCCGACCCTCTTCGGCGACGTCGACAACTCCATGCGGATCGCCCGCGAGGAGATCTTCGGACCGGTGATCTGCCTCCTGCCCTACGGCGACGAGTCCGAGGCCGTGAAGATCGCGAACGACTCCGACTACGGGCTGAGCGGCAGCGTCTGGACGGCCGACGTTGGGCACGGTATCGAGGTCGCACGCCAGGTCCGTACGGGGACGTACTCCGTGAACACCTTCAGCCTGGACATGCTCGGCCCGTTCGGCGGCTACAAGAACTCCGGGCTGGGGCGGGAGTTCGGGCCCGAGGGCTTCGGCGAGTACCTGGAGCACAAGATGATCCATCTGCCGGCCGGCTGGGAGGGCTGA
- a CDS encoding ferredoxin codes for MDRSLCIGSAQCLHRAPEGFRLDAARQSHPVDPDTDANEQVLAAAENCPVEAIVITLMGSGEAVFPPEE; via the coding sequence GTGGACCGTTCGCTGTGCATCGGTTCCGCGCAGTGCCTCCATCGAGCGCCCGAGGGCTTCCGGCTGGACGCCGCGCGCCAGTCCCATCCGGTCGACCCCGACACGGACGCGAACGAGCAGGTGCTGGCGGCGGCGGAGAACTGCCCGGTGGAGGCGATCGTGATCACACTGATGGGGAGCGGGGAGGCGGTCTTCCCGCCGGAGGAGTAA
- a CDS encoding TetR family transcriptional regulator: MPPTPATPAEAKGNAEAKGSKAQSSPLTERQEARRRRILHASAQLASRGGFDAVQMREVAESSQVALGTLYRYFPSKVHLLVATMQDQLEHMHGTLRKKPPTGERAAERVAETLMRAFRALQREPHLADAMVRALTFADRSVSPEVDQVSRQTTAIILDAMGLTDPTPEQLSAVRVIEHTWHSALITWLSGRASIAQVRIDIETVCRLIDVTDPRPHA, translated from the coding sequence ATGCCACCCACGCCAGCCACGCCCGCGGAAGCCAAGGGGAACGCGGAAGCCAAGGGGAGCAAGGCGCAGTCCTCGCCCCTCACCGAGCGGCAGGAGGCGCGCCGCCGCCGCATCCTGCACGCGAGCGCGCAGTTGGCCAGCCGGGGTGGGTTCGACGCGGTGCAGATGCGGGAGGTCGCGGAGTCGTCGCAGGTCGCCCTCGGCACCCTCTACCGGTACTTCCCGTCCAAGGTGCATCTGCTGGTCGCCACGATGCAGGACCAGCTGGAGCACATGCACGGCACGCTGCGAAAGAAGCCGCCGACGGGCGAGCGGGCGGCCGAGCGGGTCGCGGAGACGCTGATGCGGGCCTTTCGCGCACTGCAGCGCGAGCCGCACCTGGCGGACGCGATGGTGCGCGCGCTGACCTTCGCCGACCGAAGCGTCTCTCCGGAGGTCGACCAGGTCTCGCGTCAGACGACGGCGATCATCCTGGACGCGATGGGCCTCACCGATCCGACCCCCGAGCAGCTCTCCGCGGTCCGCGTCATCGAGCACACCTGGCACTCCGCGCTGATCACCTGGCTGTCGGGCCGCGCCTCCATCGCCCAGGTCCGAATCGACATCGAGACGGTGTGCCGCCTGATCGACGTGACGGACCCGCGCCCGCACGCATGA
- a CDS encoding glycosyltransferase family 4 protein, which yields MTAEASQAGSRHDLAADGKRPLNIALLTYKGNPFCGGQGVYVRHLSRELVRLGHRVEVIGSQPYPVLDPVDPAHDDRLSLTELPSLDLYRQPDPFRTPKRGEYRDWIDALEVATMWTGGFPEPRTFALRARRHLRARRGEFDVVHDNQTLGYGLLGDLGAPLVTTIHHPITVDRQLELDAAEGWRRRYSVRRWYAFTRMQKRVARRLPSVLTVSGTSRQEIVDHLGVRDDRIHVVHIGADTDLFSPNPAVPQIPGRIVTTSSADVPLKGLVFLVEALAKVRTEHPRAHLVVVGKRPHEGPVAQAIERYGLEGAVEFVKGISDAELVDLVRSAEVACVPSLYEGFSLPAAEAMATGTPLLATTGGAIPEVAGRDGETCLAVPPGDAGALAAGLSRLLGDPALRARLGAAGRERVLDRFTWARAAEGTVARYREAIADGRRAGTAVAPAAPEAAVVETAEAVAAGRGVDAVDAVDADGVVSEASDRESRATC from the coding sequence GTGACCGCTGAGGCCAGTCAGGCGGGGTCTCGGCATGACCTCGCGGCCGACGGCAAGCGACCGCTCAACATCGCGCTCCTCACCTATAAGGGGAACCCGTTCTGCGGGGGCCAGGGCGTCTACGTACGGCATCTCTCGCGTGAGCTCGTCCGCCTCGGTCACCGCGTCGAGGTGATCGGCTCCCAGCCCTATCCGGTGCTGGACCCGGTGGACCCGGCCCATGACGACCGCCTCTCGCTCACCGAGCTGCCCAGCCTCGACCTGTACCGCCAGCCGGACCCCTTCCGCACCCCGAAGCGCGGTGAGTACCGCGACTGGATCGACGCCCTCGAGGTGGCGACGATGTGGACCGGCGGGTTCCCCGAGCCGCGGACCTTCGCCCTGCGTGCCCGCCGTCATCTGCGCGCCCGGCGCGGGGAGTTCGACGTCGTGCACGACAACCAGACCCTCGGCTACGGCCTGTTGGGGGACCTCGGCGCACCCCTGGTCACCACCATCCACCACCCCATCACCGTCGACCGGCAGTTGGAGCTGGACGCCGCCGAGGGATGGCGCCGGCGCTACTCCGTGCGCCGCTGGTACGCGTTCACCCGCATGCAGAAGCGCGTCGCGCGCCGGCTGCCGTCCGTGCTCACCGTCTCCGGCACCTCCCGCCAGGAGATCGTCGACCACCTCGGCGTCCGCGACGACCGCATCCACGTCGTCCACATCGGCGCCGACACCGACCTGTTCTCGCCGAACCCGGCCGTGCCGCAGATACCCGGCCGGATCGTGACGACGTCCAGCGCGGACGTCCCCCTCAAGGGTCTGGTCTTCCTCGTCGAGGCGCTGGCGAAGGTGCGCACCGAGCACCCGCGCGCCCACCTCGTCGTCGTCGGCAAGCGCCCGCACGAAGGGCCGGTCGCCCAGGCGATCGAGCGGTACGGCCTCGAAGGCGCCGTCGAGTTCGTCAAGGGCATCTCCGACGCCGAACTGGTCGACCTGGTGCGCTCGGCGGAGGTCGCCTGCGTGCCGTCGCTGTACGAGGGCTTCTCCCTGCCGGCCGCCGAGGCCATGGCCACAGGCACCCCGCTGCTCGCCACGACCGGCGGGGCGATCCCCGAGGTCGCCGGGCGCGACGGGGAGACCTGCCTGGCCGTGCCGCCGGGCGACGCAGGCGCGCTGGCCGCGGGCCTGAGCCGGCTCCTGGGCGACCCCGCGCTGCGGGCCCGGCTGGGTGCGGCCGGGCGGGAACGGGTGCTGGACCGTTTCACCTGGGCGCGGGCCGCTGAGGGAACCGTGGCCCGCTACCGCGAGGCGATAGCCGACGGCCGCCGCGCAGGTACTGCCGTGGCTCCCGCCGCCCCCGAAGCCGCCGTCGTCGAAACCGCCGAGGCCGTTGCCGCCGGTCGTGGTGTCGACGCCGTTGACGCCGTTGACGCCGACGGCGTCGTATCCGAAGCATCCGATCGCGAAAGCAGGGCCACGTGCTGA
- a CDS encoding class I SAM-dependent methyltransferase, giving the protein MLTVDFSRFPLAPGDRVLDLGCGAGRHAFECYRRGAQVVALDQNGEEIREVAKWFAAMKEAGEAPEGATATAMEGDALALPFPDESFDVVIISEVMEHIPDDKGVLAEMVRVLKPGGRIAITVPRYGPEKVCWTLSDAYHEVEGGHIRIYKADELLAKIREAGLKPYGTHHAHALHSPYWWLKCAFGVDNDKALPVRAYHKLLVWDIMKKPLATRVAEQALNPLIGKSFVAYATKPHLPALSEVAAK; this is encoded by the coding sequence GTGCTGACCGTCGACTTCTCCCGGTTCCCGCTCGCCCCGGGCGACCGAGTCCTGGACCTCGGCTGTGGGGCGGGGCGGCACGCCTTCGAGTGCTACCGGCGGGGCGCCCAGGTCGTGGCGCTCGACCAGAACGGCGAGGAGATCCGCGAGGTCGCCAAGTGGTTCGCGGCGATGAAGGAGGCCGGGGAGGCCCCCGAGGGTGCCACCGCCACCGCCATGGAGGGCGACGCCCTGGCGCTGCCCTTCCCCGACGAGTCCTTCGACGTCGTCATCATCTCCGAGGTCATGGAGCACATCCCGGACGACAAGGGAGTGCTCGCGGAAATGGTGCGCGTGCTGAAGCCCGGCGGCCGCATCGCGATCACCGTGCCGCGCTACGGCCCCGAGAAGGTCTGCTGGACGCTCTCCGACGCCTACCACGAGGTCGAGGGCGGCCACATCCGCATCTACAAGGCGGACGAACTGCTCGCGAAGATCCGCGAGGCGGGACTCAAGCCGTACGGCACCCACCACGCCCACGCGCTGCACTCTCCGTACTGGTGGCTCAAGTGCGCGTTTGGCGTGGACAACGACAAGGCGCTGCCGGTGCGGGCGTACCACAAGCTGCTGGTCTGGGACATCATGAAGAAGCCGCTCGCGACCCGCGTCGCCGAGCAGGCGCTGAACCCGCTGATCGGCAAGAGCTTCGTGGCGTACGCGACCAAGCCGCACCTTCCCGCGCTGTCCGAGGTGGCCGCCAAGTGA
- a CDS encoding prenyltransferase/squalene oxidase repeat-containing protein, producing MTTPRTEHLVLPGVLTAEQAAATVAGILAVQREDGAIPWFRGHHLDPWDHTEAAMALDAAGEHEAAERAYTWLARHQNDDGSWFAAYADGAFDEVTDRGRETNFVAYIAVGVWHHYLSTGDDTFLDRMWPAVYAAVEYVLRLQQPGGQIGWRREDDGAPTADALLTGSSSIHQALRCALAIAGQREEAQPDWELAVGALRHAIRRHPERFLDKDRYSMDWYYPVLGGALTGTEAKSRIEADWERFVVPGLGVRCVVPNPWVTGGESAELALALWAMGESDRALEILQSIQHLRDAESGLYWTGLVFEDEAIWPRELTTWTAGSLLLAVAALGGHEATCAVFGGELLPSGLEVDCCA from the coding sequence GTGACCACCCCCCGGACAGAACACCTCGTCCTGCCCGGGGTCCTCACCGCCGAGCAGGCCGCCGCGACCGTCGCCGGGATCCTCGCCGTGCAGCGCGAGGACGGTGCGATCCCCTGGTTCCGGGGCCACCACCTCGACCCCTGGGACCACACCGAGGCCGCGATGGCGCTGGACGCGGCGGGCGAGCACGAGGCCGCCGAGCGGGCGTACACCTGGCTGGCCCGGCACCAGAACGACGACGGCTCGTGGTTCGCGGCGTACGCGGACGGCGCCTTCGACGAGGTCACCGACCGCGGGCGCGAGACGAACTTCGTCGCCTACATAGCCGTCGGCGTCTGGCACCACTACCTCTCCACCGGCGACGACACCTTCCTGGACCGCATGTGGCCGGCCGTCTACGCGGCCGTCGAGTACGTGCTGCGGCTCCAGCAGCCCGGCGGGCAGATCGGCTGGCGGCGCGAGGACGACGGCGCCCCGACCGCCGACGCCCTGCTCACCGGCTCCTCCTCGATCCACCAGGCGCTGCGCTGCGCGCTGGCGATCGCCGGGCAGCGCGAAGAGGCCCAGCCCGACTGGGAGTTGGCGGTCGGCGCGCTACGGCACGCCATACGACGGCATCCGGAGCGGTTCCTCGACAAGGACCGCTACTCGATGGACTGGTACTACCCGGTGCTGGGCGGCGCGTTGACCGGCACGGAGGCCAAGTCCCGTATCGAGGCGGACTGGGAGCGGTTCGTGGTGCCGGGACTGGGGGTGCGGTGCGTGGTCCCCAACCCGTGGGTGACGGGGGGCGAGTCCGCCGAACTCGCCCTCGCGCTGTGGGCGATGGGCGAGTCCGATCGGGCGCTGGAGATCCTCCAGTCGATCCAGCATCTGCGGGACGCGGAGTCGGGGCTGTACTGGACCGGGCTCGTCTTCGAGGACGAGGCGATCTGGCCCCGGGAACTGACCACGTGGACCGCCGGGTCGCTGCTGCTGGCCGTCGCCGCCCTCGGGGGACATGAGGCGACGTGTGCCGTGTTCGGCGGGGAACTGCTTCCTTCCGGGCTCGAGGTCGACTGCTGCGCCTGA
- a CDS encoding LLM class F420-dependent oxidoreductase, translating to MRLGLALGYWGRGPSPDHVELAREAERLGYGSVWTAESWGSDAFTPLTWIAARTSTISLGTAVAQMAARSPTTTAMHALTLDHLSGGRMMLGLGLSGPQVVEGWYGRPFPKSPLTATREYVDVVRQVLRREAPVELDGRFHSHPYRAPDATGLGRPLKSITHPLRADLPVLLGAEGPRNVAQTIRIADGWLPLYWSPNRPDAYGPAVAALPEGFRVAPLVRALVCDDVTEGLLPVKAMLGFYIGGMGHATRNFHADLMARMGYEEEARHIQELFLSGRREEAVLAVPDAFADEISLVGPRERIAERLQAWRKTPVTDLLVVAPDPHTLRVLAELNS from the coding sequence ATGCGGCTCGGTCTGGCGCTCGGCTACTGGGGCCGCGGCCCCTCACCCGACCATGTGGAGCTGGCGCGCGAGGCGGAACGGCTCGGCTACGGCTCCGTGTGGACGGCGGAGTCCTGGGGCTCGGACGCCTTCACCCCGCTCACCTGGATCGCTGCACGGACCTCGACGATCTCGCTGGGTACGGCCGTAGCCCAGATGGCGGCCCGCTCCCCCACCACGACCGCGATGCACGCCCTGACCCTGGACCATCTCTCCGGCGGCCGGATGATGCTCGGGCTCGGCCTGTCGGGCCCGCAGGTGGTGGAGGGCTGGTACGGCCGCCCGTTCCCGAAGTCGCCGCTGACCGCGACCCGGGAGTACGTGGACGTCGTCCGGCAGGTCCTGCGTCGGGAGGCCCCGGTGGAACTGGACGGCCGGTTCCACTCCCACCCCTACCGTGCCCCGGACGCCACCGGCCTCGGCAGGCCGCTCAAGTCGATCACCCATCCCCTGCGCGCCGACCTGCCGGTGCTGTTGGGCGCGGAGGGCCCGCGGAACGTGGCCCAGACGATCCGTATCGCCGACGGCTGGCTGCCGCTGTACTGGTCGCCGAACCGGCCGGACGCGTACGGCCCGGCGGTGGCGGCGCTGCCCGAGGGCTTCCGGGTCGCTCCTCTCGTACGGGCGTTGGTCTGCGACGACGTCACGGAGGGGCTGCTGCCGGTGAAGGCCATGCTCGGGTTCTACATCGGCGGCATGGGCCACGCCACCCGCAACTTCCACGCCGACCTGATGGCGCGCATGGGCTACGAGGAGGAGGCGCGGCACATCCAGGAGCTGTTCCTGTCCGGCCGGCGCGAGGAGGCCGTGCTCGCCGTCCCGGACGCATTCGCCGACGAGATCTCCCTCGTCGGCCCGCGCGAGCGCATCGCCGAACGGCTTCAGGCCTGGCGCAAGACCCCGGTGACCGACCTCCTGGTCGTGGCCCCGGACCCGCACACCCTGCGGGTGCTGGCCGAGCTCAACTCCTGA
- a CDS encoding DUF5336 domain-containing protein, protein MNIRSLTRGDGVVIGAAVLLFIASFLDNYSYDNAPSSLDIPSLWSSGPVLLSVVLAGLIAAALIVVARGLPNPRKIAGLELGAFGVAFAVFAAWSALGNVVDPVGGLDNFGGDNSNAPSAGMGLILALIATLLLAAAAVATPLVPALQVGLIPAPKPPAPQPYGAQPPAGYGYPGGPQPSAFGGQPQPGQPGQPGGQPGQSPFGAQPGPAQPPAVDFSPFWFAVPVPRPLYAEDGAPMPIAELAPGTWYLAVEQGAQGLVAQTQDGRRGVLRDTSGIQRG, encoded by the coding sequence GTGAATATCCGCTCCCTCACTCGAGGCGACGGCGTGGTGATCGGAGCAGCGGTATTGCTGTTCATCGCGTCGTTCCTCGACAACTACTCGTACGACAACGCGCCCAGCAGCCTCGACATCCCGAGCCTCTGGTCGAGCGGACCGGTCCTGCTCAGTGTTGTCCTGGCCGGCCTCATCGCCGCCGCGCTCATTGTCGTCGCCCGCGGTCTGCCGAACCCTCGCAAGATCGCCGGCCTGGAACTCGGCGCGTTCGGTGTCGCGTTCGCCGTGTTCGCCGCCTGGAGCGCCCTCGGCAACGTCGTCGACCCGGTCGGCGGCCTGGACAACTTCGGCGGGGACAACTCGAACGCCCCCTCCGCCGGGATGGGCCTGATCCTCGCTCTCATCGCCACCCTGTTGCTCGCCGCGGCCGCTGTCGCCACCCCCCTCGTCCCGGCCCTGCAGGTCGGCCTCATCCCGGCGCCCAAGCCGCCGGCCCCCCAGCCCTACGGTGCGCAGCCGCCCGCGGGTTACGGCTACCCGGGCGGGCCGCAGCCGTCGGCGTTCGGCGGTCAGCCGCAGCCGGGGCAGCCCGGTCAGCCGGGTGGGCAGCCGGGACAGTCGCCGTTCGGTGCTCAGCCGGGTCCGGCGCAGCCGCCGGCCGTGGACTTCTCGCCGTTCTGGTTCGCCGTGCCGGTGCCGCGTCCGCTGTACGCGGAGGACGGCGCGCCGATGCCCATCGCCGAACTGGCGCCGGGCACCTGGTACCTCGCGGTCGAGCAGGGCGCCCAGGGCCTGGTGGCCCAGACCCAGGACGGCCGACGCGGCGTGCTGCGGGACACCTCCGGCATCCAGCGCGGCTGA
- a CDS encoding N-acetylmuramoyl-L-alanine amidase, translating into MSYTGSNPGSSDPFGPSDRFGSASPRRSPLRRPLTVALAALVPGALLGWLAYEALGGTGTGTGGDGGTDRGAGAAASSSTLRSPTDGSPAGGASGDGKQGAGGIASTAAPASLKGKVVVIDPGHNPDNVQHTAAINRKVDIGTNWKECDTTGTSTNSGYSEAEFTLDVAHRLRTLLQQQGATVKLTQDGDREYGPCVDERARIGNAAHADAVVSIHADGAGAGDRGFHVILPATVHEGAADTRAVVGPSKDLGKLIAGDFARTTGSSPANYIGDGTGLVTRKDLGGLNLSTVPKVFIECGNMRDTKDAALLTSGAWRQKAAQGISEGIVSFLHG; encoded by the coding sequence GTGTCGTACACAGGCTCGAACCCCGGCTCCTCCGACCCCTTCGGCCCTTCCGATCGCTTCGGCTCCGCGTCGCCGCGCCGCTCCCCGCTGCGCCGCCCGCTGACCGTGGCGCTCGCCGCGCTCGTGCCCGGGGCACTGCTGGGCTGGCTGGCGTACGAGGCGCTGGGCGGGACGGGAACGGGGACCGGTGGGGACGGTGGGACGGACCGGGGGGCGGGAGCGGCGGCCTCGTCGTCCACGCTGCGCTCCCCCACCGACGGCTCGCCGGCCGGCGGCGCGAGCGGTGACGGTAAGCAGGGCGCCGGCGGCATCGCCTCGACCGCCGCGCCCGCCTCCCTCAAGGGCAAGGTCGTCGTCATCGACCCCGGCCACAACCCCGACAACGTCCAGCACACCGCCGCCATCAACCGCAAGGTGGACATCGGCACCAACTGGAAGGAATGCGACACTACGGGCACATCCACGAACTCCGGTTACAGCGAGGCGGAGTTCACGCTGGACGTGGCCCACCGGCTGCGCACGCTGCTGCAACAGCAGGGCGCCACGGTGAAGCTGACGCAGGACGGCGACCGGGAGTACGGCCCGTGTGTCGACGAGCGCGCCCGGATCGGGAACGCGGCGCACGCCGACGCGGTCGTCTCGATCCACGCCGACGGCGCCGGAGCCGGCGACCGCGGCTTCCATGTGATCCTGCCGGCCACGGTGCACGAGGGCGCCGCCGACACCCGTGCCGTCGTGGGCCCGTCGAAGGACCTCGGGAAGCTGATCGCGGGCGACTTCGCGCGCACGACGGGCAGTTCGCCCGCCAACTACATCGGCGACGGGACCGGTCTCGTCACGCGAAAGGACCTGGGCGGTCTCAATCTGTCAACGGTTCCCAAGGTGTTCATCGAGTGCGGCAACATGCGCGATACCAAGGACGCGGCGTTGCTGACCAGTGGCGCCTGGCGGCAGAAGGCGGCGCAAGGGATCTCTGAGGGAATCGTGAGTTTCCTGCACGGGTAG
- a CDS encoding SigE family RNA polymerase sigma factor: MGDRKQDRDTEFQAFVVGRWPRLMRTAFLLTGEQHAAEDLVQSTLEQVYVAWRRVGAADEPEAYVRRVMINAHARKYRRKLREFLAPRGDDSGLAHEVADTGDVIARADDRHTLLKALAELPPRQREAVVLRYWEDLTETQTAAAMGCSVGAVKSNTAKGIAKLRAIPELADTATHGGRK, from the coding sequence ATGGGGGATCGGAAGCAGGACAGGGACACGGAGTTCCAAGCCTTCGTCGTCGGCCGCTGGCCGCGGCTGATGCGCACGGCATTTCTCCTCACGGGGGAACAGCACGCCGCGGAGGACCTGGTCCAGTCGACGCTGGAACAGGTCTACGTGGCCTGGCGCAGAGTCGGCGCGGCCGACGAACCGGAGGCGTACGTACGGCGCGTGATGATCAACGCGCATGCCCGCAAGTACCGCAGGAAGCTGCGCGAGTTCCTCGCTCCGAGGGGCGACGACTCGGGCCTCGCGCACGAGGTCGCCGACACCGGCGACGTGATCGCCCGAGCCGACGACCGGCACACCCTGCTGAAGGCGCTGGCCGAACTGCCGCCGCGGCAGCGGGAGGCGGTGGTGCTGCGTTACTGGGAGGACCTGACCGAGACGCAGACGGCCGCGGCGATGGGCTGTTCGGTCGGCGCCGTGAAGAGCAACACGGCCAAGGGGATCGCGAAACTCCGCGCCATACCGGAACTGGCGGACACAGCGACGCACGGAGGGCGGAAGTGA